The following coding sequences lie in one Pectobacterium sp. A5351 genomic window:
- a CDS encoding FecCD family ABC transporter permease, with the protein MSPTYSRYAATVVIALLILLGLMLLNIATGSTTIPLTQVASVLGLSSTEVSPMTSRIILELRIPRSLLAALCGAGLAMVGAFLQTATRNDLADPFLFGLSAGASTGAVAVITRFGEQLGDWALPMAAFCGGILSAVAVTVLFLLQQARGAERLIICGLAISFLFGALTNYLVFSGDQRAASSILFWSLGGLGLARWDTLPFAVFSVLLLFGLTALRWRALDALLAGGQTAASMGINLSRVRVEIFICCAFATSLLVALTGVIGFIGLMIPHLARPLSGVLHKRLLPMTAVLGAILLCGGDWLSRRLLAPQELPIGIITAGLGGVFVLGMLVKRQQG; encoded by the coding sequence GTGAGTCCAACGTATTCACGTTACGCCGCCACCGTCGTGATTGCGCTGCTGATACTGCTCGGGCTGATGCTGTTAAATATTGCGACAGGCAGCACGACGATTCCCCTCACGCAGGTCGCCAGTGTCTTAGGGCTATCATCGACGGAGGTTTCGCCGATGACGTCACGTATCATTCTGGAACTGCGCATTCCCCGCAGTCTGCTGGCGGCGCTGTGCGGCGCGGGATTGGCAATGGTCGGAGCCTTTTTGCAAACGGCAACCCGTAACGATCTGGCCGACCCTTTTCTGTTTGGCCTGTCTGCCGGAGCCTCGACGGGGGCGGTCGCCGTCATCACCCGTTTTGGCGAGCAGCTCGGTGACTGGGCGCTGCCGATGGCGGCCTTCTGTGGCGGTATCTTATCGGCCGTTGCCGTGACGGTACTATTCCTGCTGCAACAGGCGCGAGGCGCAGAACGCCTGATCATTTGCGGATTGGCGATCTCTTTTCTGTTCGGCGCGCTGACGAACTATCTGGTGTTTTCCGGCGATCAACGGGCCGCCAGCTCGATTCTTTTCTGGTCGCTGGGCGGGCTAGGCCTTGCCCGTTGGGACACGTTACCTTTTGCAGTGTTCAGCGTTTTGCTGCTCTTCGGCCTCACAGCCCTACGCTGGCGTGCGCTCGATGCGCTGCTGGCGGGCGGACAAACCGCGGCCTCAATGGGGATTAATCTGTCTCGCGTACGGGTGGAAATTTTCATCTGCTGCGCGTTCGCCACCTCGCTGCTAGTCGCGCTGACCGGCGTGATCGGTTTTATCGGCCTGATGATTCCCCATCTGGCTCGCCCGCTGAGCGGGGTGCTACACAAGCGGCTTCTGCCGATGACAGCGGTACTGGGTGCGATACTGCTGTGCGGCGGCGATTGGCTCAGCCGACGGCTACTGGCACCTCAGGAATTGCCCATTGGGATTATTACAGCGGGGTTGGGCGGCGTCTTCGTTCTGGGGATGCTGGTAAAACGTCAGCAGGGATGA
- a CDS encoding type II toxin-antitoxin system HicA family toxin translates to MDSRTLIAEIKADGWELIRVNGSHHHFMHPSKPGLVTIPHPKKDLPIGTVKSIRKQAGI, encoded by the coding sequence ATGGATAGCAGGACGTTAATAGCAGAAATCAAGGCCGATGGGTGGGAGCTGATAAGAGTGAACGGAAGTCACCACCATTTTATGCACCCTAGCAAACCGGGGTTAGTCACAATCCCCCACCCTAAGAAAGATTTACCGATAGGCACGGTAAAAAGCATCAGGAAACAAGCAGGAATATGA
- a CDS encoding type II toxin-antitoxin system HicB family antitoxin — MFYPIAIEAGDDTHAYGVTVPDLPGCFSAGDTLDDAITNAKEAITGHIELLIEMGQDIPTVSSVGQLAKSAEYAGYTWAVVDIDVTRLMGGSEKINVTLPKSLIDRIDRCVASNPEFKSRSGFLAQAALERISSSR; from the coding sequence ATGTTTTATCCGATTGCAATTGAAGCAGGCGACGATACCCACGCATACGGTGTAACCGTGCCAGATCTACCGGGCTGTTTTTCTGCAGGCGATACGCTAGACGATGCCATCACGAATGCGAAAGAGGCAATTACCGGACATATCGAACTGCTGATAGAGATGGGTCAGGATATTCCCACCGTGTCGTCAGTAGGCCAGTTGGCAAAAAGCGCAGAATACGCAGGGTACACCTGGGCGGTTGTTGATATCGATGTGACACGCTTAATGGGCGGTTCAGAAAAAATTAACGTCACGCTGCCTAAATCGCTGATTGACAGAATTGATCGTTGCGTAGCGAGTAATCCTGAATTTAAAAGCCGCTCAGGTTTTCTCGCACAGGCGGCATTAGAGCGAATCTCGTCTTCCCGATGA